From Grus americana isolate bGruAme1 chromosome 11, bGruAme1.mat, whole genome shotgun sequence, a single genomic window includes:
- the PROK2 gene encoding prokineticin-2: protein MRSLRGAPPPPVLLLLLALLLAPGHGAVITGACDRDQQCGGGMCCAVSLWIRSLRMCTPMGNLGEECHPLSHRVPFSGRRMHHTCPCLPSLACVRTSPSKFKCLPDFRKEDVFF, encoded by the exons ATGCGGAGCTTGCGCggcgctccgccgccgccggtgctgctgctgctgctggcgctgctgctggccccGGGGCACGGCGCCGTCATCACCGGG GCCTGCGACCGAGACCAGCAGTGCGGAGGAGGGATGTGCTGTGCGGTTAGCCTCTGGATCCGCAGCCTGCGAATGTGCACACCGATGGGAAATTTGGGAGAGGAGTGCCATCCTTTGAGTCACCGA GTTCCCTTCTCCGGGCGGCGGATGCACCACACCTGCCCGTGTCtccccagcctggcctgtgTACGGACTTCTCCCAGCAAATTCAAATGTTTACCGGACTTCAGAAAAGAAGATGTCTTTTTTTAG
- the GPR27 gene encoding probable G-protein coupled receptor 27, with protein MANSSELGSSSSPHLPSAGGLLSASGLKLATLGLILCVSLAGNVLFAWLILKDRHLHRAPYYLLLDLCLADGLRSLACFPFVMLSVRSGAAWPHGPLSCKVLAFLAVLFCFHAAFLLFCVGVTRYMAIAHHRFYAKRMTGWTCLAVVCMVWTLSMAMAFPPVFDVGTYKFIREEEQCIFEHRYVKANDTLGFMLMLAAVIAATHLVYIKLLFFIHGHRKMKPAQLVPAISQNWTFHGPGATGQAAANWTAGFGRGPTPPTLVGIRQATHSQIKRLLVLEEFKMEKRLCKMFYMITLLFLLLWSPYIVACYLRVFIKASSIPQVYLTTSVWMTFAQAGVNPILCFIFNKELRVCLRAHFPCCQSIQSTQGTILCDLKSFGM; from the coding sequence ATGGCGAACAGCAGcgagctggggagcagcagcagcccgcACCTGCCCAGCGCCGGCGGCCTGCTGAGCGCCTCCGGGCTGAAGCTGGCCACCCTGGGCTTGATCCTCTGCGTGAGCCTGGCGGGCAACGTGCTCTTCGCCTGGCTCATCCTCAAGGACCGGCACCTGCACCGTGCCCCGTACTACCTGCTGCTGGACCTCTGCCTGGCCGACGGGCTCCGCTCGCTGGCCTGCTTCCCCTTCGTCATGCTGTCGGTGCGCAGCGGGGCCGCCTGGCCCCACGGGCCCCTCAGCTGCAAGGTGCTGGCcttcctggctgtgctcttcTGCTTCCACGCTGCCTTCCTGCTCTTCTGCGTGGGGGTCACACGCTACATGGCCATTGCCCACCACCGCTTCTACGCCAAGCGCATGACGGGCTGGACCTGCCTGGCTGTGGTGTGCATGGTGTGGACCCTCTCCATGGCCATGGCCTTCCCCCCCGTGTTCGACGTGGGCACCTACAAGTTCATCCGGGAGGAGGAGCAGTGCATCTTTGAGCACCGCTATGTCAAGGCCAACGACACGCTGGGCTTCATGCTCATGCTGGCAGCCGTCATTGCCGCCACCCACCTGGTCTACATCAAGCTGCTCTTCTTCATCCACGGCCACCGCAAGATGAAGCCGGCCCAGCTGGTACCGGCCATCAGCCAGAACTGGACCTTCCATGGGCCGGGAGCCACCGGCCAAGCAGCTGCGAACTGGACGGCTGGCTTTGGCAGGGGGCCCACGCCACCCACCCTCGTGGGCATAAGGCAGGCCACCCACAGCCAGATCAagaggctgctggtgctggaggaGTTTAAGATGGAGAAAAGGCTCTGCAAGATGTTCTACATGATCACCTtgctcttcctgctcctctggtCCCCCTACATTGTGGCCTGCTACCTGCGGGTCTTCATTAAGGCCAGCTCCATCCCCCAGGTCTACCTGACCACCTCTGTCTGGATGACGTTTGCCCAGGCAGGGGTCAACCCCATCCTCTGCTTCATCTTCAACAAGGAGCTCAGGGTCTGTCTCCGAGCCCACTTCCCATGCTGCCAAAGCATCCAGAGCACCCAGGGCACCATCCTTTGCGATCTCAAGAGCTTTGGGATGTAG